One Paraburkholderia sp. PREW-6R genomic region harbors:
- a CDS encoding DUF3034 family protein — translation MRCRHSAIPLASAAFAALAFHSHAVRADEPAAPLVPTTSGKLLLTGGVSEIEGAAGGGLTPWAVIGGYGTASQLGANAHATYVHTQDFALTTYGAAVGVANRVELSVARQEFNTRDAGAQLGLGSGFRFNMDTLGVKVRLFGDAVLDQDTWVPQVAAGVQFKHNEQGDVVRAVGATSNSGTDLYLSATKLLLAQSLLLNATLRFTKANQFGLLGFGGDRSNSYRPEFETSVAYLLSRYVAVGAEYRTKPNNLAFAREQNAYDAFVAWAPTKHVSLTLAYVSLGDIATIRNQRGAYASLQVGF, via the coding sequence ATGCGTTGCAGACACTCCGCCATTCCGCTCGCCTCAGCGGCCTTCGCAGCACTCGCATTTCACTCTCACGCGGTTCGGGCCGATGAGCCCGCCGCGCCGCTCGTGCCGACCACATCCGGCAAGCTGCTGCTGACCGGTGGCGTCTCCGAAATCGAGGGCGCAGCCGGCGGAGGTCTTACGCCGTGGGCGGTGATCGGCGGCTACGGGACCGCATCGCAACTTGGCGCCAATGCGCATGCCACGTATGTGCATACGCAGGATTTTGCGCTGACGACATACGGCGCCGCTGTCGGAGTCGCTAATCGCGTTGAATTGTCGGTCGCGCGCCAGGAATTCAACACCCGCGACGCCGGCGCCCAACTCGGCCTCGGGTCGGGCTTCCGGTTCAACATGGACACGCTCGGCGTGAAAGTGCGGCTGTTCGGCGACGCCGTGCTCGATCAGGACACGTGGGTGCCGCAAGTTGCGGCGGGCGTCCAGTTCAAACACAACGAACAGGGCGACGTGGTGAGAGCCGTCGGCGCGACCAGCAATTCAGGCACGGACTTATATCTCTCCGCGACGAAACTGCTGCTCGCGCAGAGCCTGTTGCTCAACGCAACCCTGCGCTTCACGAAAGCCAACCAGTTCGGCTTGCTGGGCTTCGGCGGTGACCGGTCGAACAGTTACCGGCCGGAATTCGAAACGTCGGTTGCCTATCTGCTTTCGCGCTATGTCGCCGTCGGCGCCGAATATCGCACCAAGCCCAACAACCTAGCTTTCGCGCGCGAGCAGAATGCGTACGACGCGTTCGTCGCATGGGCGCCGACCAAGCACGTGTCGCTGACGCTCGCCTACGTCTCGCTCGGCGACATCGCCACGATTCGCAATCAGCGCGGCGCCTACGCTTCCTTGCAGGTGGGATTCTGA
- a CDS encoding alpha/beta fold hydrolase, with amino-acid sequence MTLTVCRNHFLARLIRSTISAVVIASVSSVGWAADDSEPLATDLHETVVKVPVNEHGFFGDHERDIVATTYMPDGPGPFPLIVLSHGSPPNPLDRPKVGRYRELPQIRTFVELGFAVIVPIRRGYGATGGSDEEDAGSCRHPDYAGAGKQAALDVLAAVTYAQTLPQVDRDHVVLVGQSAGGFASLAAASYAPEGVVAVVNFSGGRGGNPSKHPGMPCDPQQMAATIGQFASTTRVPVLWHYVQNDMFFAPDVVATWFAAFQAAGGQGQMIVEPSFGRNGHGMFAVPASIPVWLPHVEQFLAPLVPMKQVSASARQ; translated from the coding sequence ATGACACTTACCGTTTGCCGGAATCACTTTCTCGCCCGTCTGATCAGATCGACAATCTCAGCCGTGGTGATCGCGTCTGTTTCGAGCGTTGGCTGGGCGGCCGACGATTCAGAACCGCTTGCAACGGATCTGCACGAAACGGTCGTCAAAGTGCCGGTGAACGAGCACGGATTTTTCGGCGATCACGAACGTGACATCGTCGCGACGACTTATATGCCTGACGGCCCTGGACCCTTTCCGCTGATTGTCCTGAGTCATGGCAGTCCGCCCAATCCGCTAGACCGCCCGAAGGTCGGCCGCTATCGTGAACTCCCGCAGATCCGGACATTTGTCGAACTCGGCTTCGCGGTCATCGTGCCGATCCGCCGAGGCTACGGCGCCACAGGCGGCAGCGACGAGGAGGACGCCGGCTCCTGCCGGCACCCCGACTATGCAGGCGCAGGCAAACAGGCGGCGCTGGATGTGCTTGCCGCCGTGACTTACGCGCAGACATTGCCTCAGGTGGATCGCGACCACGTCGTTCTGGTAGGCCAATCGGCTGGCGGATTCGCATCGCTGGCGGCAGCGAGCTACGCCCCTGAAGGCGTGGTGGCAGTCGTCAATTTCTCGGGCGGGCGCGGCGGCAACCCGTCCAAACATCCGGGAATGCCGTGTGACCCGCAGCAGATGGCGGCGACCATCGGGCAATTCGCGTCGACGACCCGCGTGCCGGTTCTATGGCATTACGTTCAGAACGATATGTTCTTCGCGCCCGATGTCGTAGCGACGTGGTTCGCGGCTTTTCAGGCTGCGGGCGGTCAAGGGCAAATGATCGTTGAACCGTCGTTCGGCAGGAACGGCCACGGCATGTTTGCCGTCCCCGCTTCCATTCCTGTCTGGTTGCCGCACGTCGAGCAATTCCTCGCTCCACTGGTGCCGATGAAGCAGGTGTCCGCGTCCGCGCGTCAATAG
- a CDS encoding DUF3237 domain-containing protein yields MSDTSTPAPGIGLEFIATLNVQVGPPIETGAHALGNRRLIPIVSGTVSGPRISGTLLDGGADSQIVRPDGLVELSARYMIVTADGARIYVENNGLRRALEPQDGGTATRSAIDGSLSGAPMYFRTAPKFETAHPDYAWLMQSIFICSGTREPTRVLLHIYRVM; encoded by the coding sequence ATGTCCGACACCTCGACGCCCGCACCGGGCATCGGCCTTGAATTCATCGCCACGCTAAACGTGCAAGTGGGACCGCCGATCGAAACCGGCGCGCATGCGCTCGGCAATCGCCGGCTGATCCCGATCGTGTCCGGCACCGTCAGCGGACCGCGTATCAGCGGCACGCTTCTCGACGGTGGTGCCGACAGTCAGATCGTGCGGCCGGACGGCCTCGTCGAATTGTCGGCGCGCTACATGATCGTTACCGCAGACGGCGCGCGCATCTACGTCGAGAACAATGGCTTGCGCCGCGCGCTGGAGCCGCAGGACGGCGGGACTGCGACCCGCAGCGCCATCGACGGCAGCCTGAGCGGCGCACCCATGTACTTCCGCACTGCACCGAAGTTCGAAACCGCGCATCCCGACTACGCATGGCTCATGCAAAGCATTTTTATCTGCAGCGGCACGCGCGAACCCACGCGTGTGTTGCTGCACATCTACCGCGTGATGTGA
- a CDS encoding methylamine utilization protein yields the protein MHSDNWTFGRQAWLSMAACWIALHASAAGAASLQVAVVDQNGAPVADAVVYAAPVSGKLPPAKPAGAIVDQIKRQFVPLVSVVQSGTAISFPNKDNFEHDVYSFSPAKKFELHLYHGVPASPVVFDKPGLVVMGCNIHDSMVAYVMVVDTPWFAKTDASGRALIDNLPADNYRVTAWHYRLADANNLPMQKLPSGAKASFTLNLSAQ from the coding sequence ATGCATTCAGATAACTGGACGTTTGGCCGGCAAGCCTGGCTCAGTATGGCGGCGTGCTGGATCGCCTTGCACGCGTCGGCGGCCGGCGCGGCGAGTCTCCAGGTGGCTGTCGTCGATCAGAACGGCGCACCTGTAGCCGACGCGGTGGTCTATGCTGCACCCGTCAGCGGCAAGCTGCCGCCAGCGAAGCCTGCTGGCGCGATCGTCGATCAGATCAAGCGGCAATTCGTGCCGCTGGTATCGGTCGTCCAGTCGGGCACGGCCATCTCGTTTCCGAACAAGGACAATTTCGAGCACGACGTGTACTCGTTTTCGCCCGCGAAAAAGTTCGAGTTGCACCTTTATCACGGCGTGCCCGCGAGTCCGGTCGTGTTCGACAAACCGGGCCTCGTGGTCATGGGCTGCAATATCCACGACTCGATGGTTGCGTATGTGATGGTGGTCGACACGCCGTGGTTCGCAAAAACCGACGCGAGCGGCCGCGCCTTGATCGACAATCTGCCGGCGGACAATTACAGGGTGACGGCCTGGCATTATCGCCTCGCCGACGCGAACAATCTGCCCATGCAGAAATTGCCGTCCGGTGCGAAGGCCTCGTTCACGCTGAACCTGTCGGCTCAATAA
- a CDS encoding amidohydrolase family protein produces the protein MDISKLIAIDTHVHAEISCCQPPDLFGKEFDDAADKYFGTVLKRGRRPTIPETIEHYRERNIGFVMFTVDCEANLGRRRIPNEEIAEFAQNNRDIMLAFASIDPHKGKMGVREARKLVEEYGVRGFKFHPTMQAFFANDRMAYPLYELIAEHRLTAVFHSGHSGMGSGMPGGGGLRLKYSEPIYLDDVAADFPEMNIVIAHPSWPWQDQALSIALHKPNVFIDLSGWSPKYFSPALIQHANTVLKRKMLFGSDFPLIQPDRWLEDFGQAGFREEVRPLILKQNAVGLLGLNEVRGE, from the coding sequence ATGGACATCAGCAAGCTCATCGCGATCGACACGCATGTTCATGCCGAGATTTCGTGCTGTCAGCCGCCCGATCTGTTCGGCAAGGAATTCGACGACGCAGCCGACAAATACTTCGGCACTGTGCTCAAGCGCGGACGGCGGCCGACCATTCCGGAGACGATCGAGCATTACCGCGAGCGCAACATCGGCTTCGTGATGTTTACCGTCGACTGCGAAGCAAATCTTGGTCGTCGTCGTATTCCGAACGAGGAGATTGCCGAATTCGCGCAGAACAATCGCGACATCATGCTCGCCTTTGCCAGCATCGATCCGCACAAAGGCAAAATGGGCGTGCGCGAAGCCCGCAAACTGGTCGAGGAATACGGTGTGCGCGGCTTCAAGTTTCACCCCACGATGCAGGCATTCTTTGCCAACGATCGCATGGCGTACCCGCTCTACGAACTGATCGCCGAACATCGCCTGACGGCCGTGTTCCACAGCGGACATTCCGGTATGGGCTCGGGCATGCCCGGCGGCGGCGGATTGCGGTTGAAGTATTCGGAGCCGATCTATCTCGACGATGTCGCCGCCGACTTCCCCGAGATGAACATCGTGATCGCGCACCCATCATGGCCGTGGCAAGACCAGGCGTTATCGATTGCGTTGCATAAGCCGAATGTGTTTATCGACCTGTCCGGCTGGTCGCCGAAGTACTTTTCGCCCGCGCTGATTCAACACGCCAATACGGTGCTGAAACGTAAGATGCTGTTCGGTTCCGACTTTCCGCTGATTCAACCGGATCGCTGGCTCGAGGACTTTGGCCAGGCCGGTTTCAGAGAGGAAGTCCGACCGCTGATCCTGAAACAGAACGCGGTCGGTCTGCTGGGGCTAAATGAGGTCCGCGGCGAATAA
- a CDS encoding feruloyl-CoA synthase: protein MGVSSLHVQQRDGAWYLRAAEPLGDYPGRLTDRLASGARDHPERWLAARRGADGQWLGLSYARALQNARALGQALRSRKLSVERPVAILSGNDLEHLQLALGAMWAGIPSAAISPAYSIASGDFGKLRHTFDLLTPGLVFVSDYEQFATAIEAVVPHDIEVVSAKGPRASSSRRLVTPFDALLAHAPGDIDAVHAAVEPDSIAKFLFTSGSTKLPKAVPTTHRMLCSNQQMLLETFPAFASEPPVLVDWLPWNHTFGGSHNLGIALYNGGTLYIDDGKPVNGKFEETLRNLREIAPTIYFNVPKGWEELAIALERDAQLRDTFFSRVKLYFFSGAGLSQAAWDRLERVTERYCGERIRIMAGLGMTETSPSCMFTTGPVMQAGYVGLPAHGVDVKLAPVGDKLEVRYRGPHVMAGYWRAQAAELNAAFDDEGYFCSGDALRFVDPSKPEIGLLFDGRIAEDFKLSSGTFVSVGPMRARVISAGAPYVQDVVVTGMNRDDVGLLIFPRLDDCRLLAELPATASAREVIDAPAVRAYFTALLATLNRDASGSATTIARLRLMERAPSLDLGEITDKGSINQRAVLTQRAALVEALHAPEPHDADVILAPARSAA from the coding sequence ATCGGCGTTTCGTCGCTGCACGTGCAGCAGCGCGACGGCGCGTGGTATCTGCGCGCCGCCGAGCCGCTCGGCGACTATCCGGGGCGGCTCACCGACCGCCTCGCGAGCGGCGCGCGCGACCATCCCGAACGGTGGCTCGCCGCCCGACGCGGCGCGGACGGACAGTGGCTCGGCCTGAGCTACGCGCGTGCGCTGCAAAACGCGCGCGCGCTCGGCCAGGCGTTGCGCTCGCGCAAGCTCAGCGTCGAACGGCCGGTGGCGATTCTTTCGGGCAACGATCTGGAGCATCTGCAGCTGGCACTCGGCGCGATGTGGGCTGGAATACCGTCGGCGGCGATTTCTCCGGCTTACTCGATCGCTTCCGGCGACTTCGGCAAACTGCGCCACACCTTCGACCTGTTGACGCCGGGGCTCGTGTTCGTCAGCGATTATGAACAGTTCGCCACCGCCATCGAAGCGGTCGTTCCGCACGATATCGAAGTGGTGTCGGCAAAGGGACCGCGAGCGTCGTCTTCGCGGCGCCTCGTCACACCGTTCGACGCACTGCTTGCGCACGCGCCTGGCGACATCGACGCGGTGCACGCCGCCGTCGAGCCCGACTCCATTGCGAAGTTTCTCTTCACGTCCGGTTCGACCAAACTGCCCAAAGCCGTGCCGACCACGCACCGCATGCTGTGCAGCAACCAGCAGATGCTGCTCGAAACGTTTCCGGCATTCGCCAGCGAGCCGCCGGTGCTGGTGGACTGGCTGCCGTGGAATCACACTTTCGGCGGCAGTCATAATCTGGGCATCGCGCTGTACAACGGCGGCACGCTGTATATCGACGACGGCAAACCGGTCAACGGGAAGTTCGAAGAAACGCTGCGTAACTTGCGTGAGATTGCTCCGACCATCTACTTCAACGTGCCGAAGGGATGGGAAGAACTCGCAATCGCGCTTGAACGGGACGCACAGTTGCGCGACACGTTTTTCTCGCGCGTGAAGCTGTATTTCTTCTCGGGCGCGGGGTTGTCGCAAGCGGCATGGGACCGGCTCGAACGCGTGACCGAACGATACTGCGGTGAACGTATCCGCATCATGGCTGGGCTTGGGATGACCGAGACGTCGCCGTCGTGCATGTTCACCACGGGGCCGGTCATGCAGGCGGGTTATGTCGGCCTGCCCGCGCACGGCGTCGATGTCAAGCTCGCGCCGGTCGGAGACAAACTGGAGGTGCGCTATCGCGGCCCGCATGTGATGGCCGGATACTGGCGTGCGCAAGCCGCGGAGTTGAATGCCGCGTTCGACGACGAAGGCTATTTTTGCAGCGGCGATGCGCTGCGCTTTGTCGACCCTTCGAAACCCGAAATCGGGCTGCTGTTCGACGGACGCATCGCGGAAGACTTCAAGCTGAGTTCGGGGACTTTCGTCAGCGTTGGTCCGATGCGCGCCCGCGTGATATCCGCGGGCGCACCCTACGTGCAGGATGTCGTCGTGACCGGAATGAATCGCGACGACGTCGGGCTGCTGATATTTCCCCGTCTCGACGATTGCCGCCTTCTCGCGGAGCTTCCGGCCACCGCGAGCGCGCGCGAGGTGATCGACGCGCCCGCCGTACGCGCGTATTTCACCGCGCTGCTCGCTACGCTCAATCGCGACGCAAGCGGCAGCGCCACCACCATCGCGCGTCTGCGCCTGATGGAACGCGCGCCCTCGCTCGATCTCGGCGAGATCACCGATAAAGGCTCGATCAACCAGCGGGCCGTGCTGACCCAGCGGGCGGCACTGGTGGAAGCGCTGCACGCGCCCGAGCCGCACGATGCCGACGTGATCCTCGCCCCCGCCCGCAGCGCGGCCTAG
- a CDS encoding EAL domain-containing protein, with protein sequence MRFHSLRAQIAIVVVLLMLAAQLAGFGVISTVIRTNARSNADKELVVAERVFRQVLRSNGEKLTQAAVVVAADFGFREAVATHDKNTVVSALRNHGERIDADVVMLADLDGKLVADSRGTSHAGAPFPLSSLIRAAAGRGDSSSIVTVDGKLYQVVAVPVKAPVTIAWVAMGFLIDDDVAKEMASLTSLNVSFLDRRADGRWSVLASSLHDGEHARAGIADIADTNYATRVVLLQSSGEPTAVMLQRSLREAMAPFHQLQTALLVITAVGVLLSMIGSVLTARSVTRPVDALTRFSRRIGQGEYNEPIKISRQDELGELAKAFNHMQAAISERERRIVELAYLDRLTGLANRAMFNDRLQTAIADSQTDSRKPANAFSVMMMDLDRFKLVNDTLGHPIGDLVLCEVATRLRTALRGTDLVARLGGDEFAVLLPGDTSEDAQRVATHLLKTLEQPIMIEEQLVDVGASIGIVAFPQHGTDMNVLMRCADIAMYVAKRSNTGYALYDEKHNQHSAERLSLMSELRQAVEHDQLTLYYQPKLDLATGSVKYVEALVRWDHPTRGFVSPDQFIPFAEQTGYIKVISQWVANKALGQCAMWQAAGVDLAVSVNVSARELILSTLPDMFSALLAKHAVTPDMLWIEITESAIMDDPNHAIETLDRLHARGIRLAVDDFGTGYSSLSYLKRMPIDELKIDKSFVMGMTQHKDDETIVRSTIDLAHNMGLKVVAEGVENEEILTRLRELRCDLVQGYHLTRPLPPKELEIWLIDWAIAQSNDKELAPAGLTAPPLSTEACSLHAPDETDRAPGAA encoded by the coding sequence ATGCGATTCCATAGCCTGCGCGCCCAGATTGCGATTGTTGTCGTGCTGCTGATGCTGGCCGCGCAACTCGCGGGCTTTGGTGTGATCAGCACGGTCATCCGCACGAATGCGCGCAGCAATGCCGATAAAGAACTCGTGGTGGCTGAGCGCGTCTTCCGGCAAGTGCTGCGCTCGAATGGCGAGAAGCTGACTCAGGCCGCCGTTGTCGTGGCCGCGGACTTCGGCTTTCGCGAGGCGGTTGCCACGCATGACAAAAACACTGTCGTATCGGCACTGCGCAATCATGGTGAACGCATCGACGCCGACGTGGTGATGCTTGCCGATCTCGACGGCAAACTGGTCGCGGACAGCCGTGGCACGTCGCACGCCGGAGCGCCGTTTCCGCTGAGCAGTCTGATTCGCGCGGCCGCAGGGCGAGGCGATTCGTCGTCGATCGTAACGGTGGACGGCAAGCTGTATCAGGTTGTCGCCGTGCCGGTCAAAGCGCCTGTCACCATTGCCTGGGTTGCAATGGGCTTTCTGATCGACGACGACGTGGCGAAGGAAATGGCGAGCCTCACGTCACTTAACGTGTCGTTTCTCGATCGCCGCGCCGACGGGCGCTGGAGTGTGCTGGCCAGCTCCCTGCACGACGGTGAGCACGCGCGCGCGGGCATCGCGGATATTGCCGACACCAATTACGCAACGCGCGTCGTGCTATTGCAGTCGAGCGGCGAGCCGACCGCCGTGATGCTGCAACGCTCGTTGCGCGAAGCCATGGCGCCGTTTCACCAGTTGCAGACCGCGTTGCTCGTCATCACCGCGGTGGGTGTGCTGCTGTCGATGATTGGCAGCGTGCTCACCGCGCGCAGCGTAACGCGGCCCGTCGACGCGCTCACACGCTTCTCGCGCCGCATCGGGCAGGGCGAGTACAACGAACCGATCAAGATTTCGCGTCAGGACGAACTTGGGGAACTGGCGAAGGCGTTCAATCACATGCAGGCCGCGATCTCCGAGCGCGAGCGCCGCATTGTCGAACTCGCCTATCTGGACAGGCTGACAGGACTCGCGAATCGCGCGATGTTCAACGACCGGTTGCAGACCGCCATCGCTGACTCGCAAACCGATAGCCGCAAGCCCGCGAACGCGTTCAGCGTGATGATGATGGACCTCGACCGCTTCAAGCTGGTCAACGACACACTCGGTCATCCGATCGGCGATCTGGTGCTATGCGAAGTCGCGACTCGTTTGCGAACCGCGCTGCGCGGCACCGATCTCGTCGCGCGGCTGGGCGGCGATGAATTCGCCGTGCTGTTGCCGGGCGACACGAGTGAGGACGCGCAACGTGTCGCGACCCATCTTCTGAAGACACTCGAGCAGCCGATCATGATCGAGGAGCAGCTGGTCGACGTAGGTGCGAGCATCGGCATCGTCGCGTTCCCGCAGCATGGCACCGACATGAATGTGCTGATGCGCTGCGCCGATATCGCGATGTATGTGGCCAAGCGCTCGAACACCGGCTACGCACTCTACGACGAGAAACACAATCAGCACAGCGCGGAACGCCTTTCGCTGATGAGCGAGTTGCGCCAGGCCGTCGAGCATGACCAGCTGACGCTCTACTATCAGCCGAAGCTCGATCTGGCGACAGGCAGCGTAAAGTATGTGGAAGCGCTGGTGCGCTGGGACCATCCGACAAGAGGGTTTGTCTCGCCCGACCAGTTCATTCCGTTCGCAGAACAGACCGGCTATATCAAGGTGATTTCGCAGTGGGTCGCCAACAAGGCACTCGGTCAGTGCGCCATGTGGCAGGCGGCAGGCGTCGACCTCGCCGTGTCGGTCAACGTGTCGGCACGCGAACTGATCCTGTCCACGCTGCCCGACATGTTCAGCGCGTTGCTCGCGAAACACGCGGTTACGCCTGACATGTTATGGATCGAGATTACCGAAAGCGCCATCATGGACGACCCGAACCACGCGATCGAAACACTTGATCGCCTGCATGCACGGGGTATCCGTCTCGCCGTCGACGACTTCGGCACCGGTTATTCGTCGCTGTCCTATCTGAAGCGAATGCCCATTGACGAACTGAAGATCGACAAGTCGTTCGTGATGGGGATGACGCAACACAAGGACGACGAAACCATCGTGCGCTCGACCATCGACCTCGCGCACAACATGGGCCTGAAAGTGGTGGCCGAGGGCGTCGAGAACGAAGAGATACTCACGCGTCTGCGCGAATTGCGCTGCGATCTTGTCCAGGGCTACCACCTGACACGTCCGTTGCCCCCGAAGGAACTGGAGATATGGCTGATCGACTGGGCGATCGCGCAGTCCAACGACAAGGAACTGGCACCCGCCGGTCTCACTGCTCCCCCTCTGTCAACCGAGGCCTGCAGCCTCCACGCGCCGGATGAAACAGATCGTGCCCCGGGTGCTGCGTGA
- a CDS encoding ABC transporter substrate-binding protein, translating to MRKIRFALSAMCIVATGVASSMSATPAFADVTVGVTLSTTGPSSSLGIPQRNSMAMWPKEIAGQPLHVVLLDDASDPTQANQNARKLVTSDNADIIVGSSSAPPSLAVANVANELHVAQISLSPISMPAGTDHWTFRIAQPVSLMAQSVAEHMKKQGYKRIGFIGFSDSYGEDWLKNLQQSLAGSSTQIVATERYARADTSVTAQVLRIVSANPDAVLIAGAGTAAALPQITLKERGYRGQIYQTHGAASYDTIRVAGKAMEGAILPAGPALVPEQLPASALTKAPGMRYVEWYEGRYGKNSRTQFGPSAYDALLVLQRIVPVALKQAAPGTPAFRAALRDALESEKEIVACHGVFNFTANDHFGVDKRARVLLQVVDGQWKLVEY from the coding sequence ATGAGAAAAATCAGATTTGCGTTGTCCGCGATGTGCATTGTCGCGACGGGGGTGGCCAGTTCGATGAGCGCGACACCGGCGTTCGCGGACGTGACCGTCGGCGTGACCTTGTCCACGACGGGTCCTTCTTCGTCCCTCGGCATTCCGCAGCGCAATAGCATGGCGATGTGGCCGAAGGAAATTGCAGGGCAACCGCTGCACGTCGTGCTGCTCGACGACGCTTCCGACCCGACTCAGGCCAACCAGAACGCACGCAAGCTGGTGACGAGCGATAACGCGGATATCATCGTCGGCTCCAGTTCTGCGCCGCCTTCGCTGGCCGTAGCCAACGTTGCCAATGAACTGCATGTCGCGCAGATTTCGCTCTCGCCGATCTCGATGCCGGCCGGCACCGATCACTGGACTTTCCGCATTGCCCAGCCTGTGTCGCTGATGGCGCAGAGCGTCGCCGAGCACATGAAGAAACAGGGGTACAAGCGGATCGGCTTCATCGGTTTCAGCGATTCATACGGCGAGGACTGGTTGAAAAACCTGCAGCAGTCGCTGGCCGGCAGCAGCACGCAGATCGTCGCCACGGAACGCTATGCGCGCGCCGATACCAGCGTGACGGCTCAGGTGCTGCGTATTGTTTCCGCGAATCCGGACGCGGTGCTGATCGCCGGAGCGGGCACCGCAGCCGCATTGCCGCAAATCACGCTGAAAGAGCGCGGTTATCGCGGACAGATCTACCAGACGCACGGCGCTGCGTCGTACGACACGATTCGTGTCGCCGGCAAAGCGATGGAAGGTGCGATCTTGCCGGCCGGCCCGGCGCTGGTGCCGGAGCAGTTGCCGGCGAGCGCGCTGACGAAGGCACCGGGCATGCGTTACGTCGAGTGGTATGAAGGACGCTATGGCAAGAACAGCCGTACGCAGTTTGGCCCGAGTGCGTACGACGCGCTGCTGGTGCTGCAACGCATTGTGCCCGTGGCATTGAAGCAGGCGGCGCCAGGCACGCCTGCATTCCGCGCCGCGCTGCGCGATGCGCTGGAGTCGGAGAAGGAAATCGTCGCGTGTCATGGGGTGTTCAATTTCACCGCGAATGACCACTTTGGCGTGGACAAACGTGCGCGCGTGCTGTTACAGGTGGTGGACGGACAGTGGAAGCTGGTGGAGTACTAA
- a CDS encoding group 1 truncated hemoglobin, protein MNIKILIHRVASFSIALGVLLSPMARADDSLYKAFGEQPGLVRIIDDFYDLLLVDPRTKPYFEGAPIKRIKQKLAEQFCVLLDGPCVYTGRTMKRAHEGQNIDRAAFNALVEDLQTAMDRNGVPFRDQNRLLAKLAPMYRDVQDRE, encoded by the coding sequence GTGAACATCAAGATACTGATTCATCGCGTCGCGTCTTTTTCCATTGCACTAGGCGTGCTGCTGTCGCCCATGGCGCGGGCCGACGATTCGCTGTATAAGGCGTTCGGAGAGCAACCGGGCCTCGTCAGGATCATCGACGATTTCTACGATCTGCTGCTCGTCGATCCGCGCACGAAGCCCTACTTCGAGGGCGCGCCGATCAAACGCATCAAGCAGAAACTCGCCGAGCAGTTCTGCGTGCTGCTGGACGGCCCTTGCGTGTACACCGGCCGTACGATGAAGCGCGCGCACGAAGGTCAGAACATCGACCGCGCCGCGTTCAATGCGCTCGTGGAAGATCTGCAAACGGCCATGGACCGCAACGGCGTGCCGTTTCGCGATCAGAACAGGCTGCTCGCGAAATTGGCTCCCATGTATCGCGATGTGCAGGACCGCGAATGA
- a CDS encoding helix-turn-helix transcriptional regulator, giving the protein MQIAELSGELPGPGRFGAALAQTVAGVVDTIAEADFPGAALMSLDALIGVGSWSVYQRFADAPPRLYLSASNGIPDTTRDCFSIYHAGLYRRDATFDSLTGAATATGTGTRTFVTRVRASEIGPREHRERIYESHGMVDRMSVLSCDAHGGMLAVNLYRHEHQGFYSNADCRAFQQIAGPVLAAVRRHVKLTAAPSPVVQDGRFDSWLSRHCPALTEREKEVCVRLLHGMSYDGIASDLGLSVSTVKTYRMRAFERMGIHFRSELFSLYAGQYTSPVAFERY; this is encoded by the coding sequence ATGCAGATTGCCGAACTGTCGGGCGAGCTACCCGGGCCGGGCCGGTTCGGCGCTGCGCTGGCGCAAACCGTTGCTGGTGTCGTCGACACGATTGCGGAAGCGGATTTCCCGGGGGCCGCGCTCATGTCGCTGGACGCGCTGATCGGCGTCGGGTCGTGGTCGGTGTATCAGCGTTTTGCCGACGCGCCGCCGCGGCTCTATCTGTCGGCTAGCAATGGCATTCCCGACACGACGCGCGACTGCTTCAGCATTTACCACGCCGGCCTTTACCGACGCGACGCGACTTTCGACTCGCTCACGGGCGCCGCGACTGCGACGGGTACAGGTACGCGTACGTTCGTCACGCGGGTGCGCGCGAGCGAAATCGGGCCGCGCGAGCATCGCGAGCGGATTTATGAATCGCATGGAATGGTGGACCGGATGTCGGTGCTGTCATGCGACGCGCACGGGGGCATGCTGGCGGTCAATCTGTATCGGCATGAACATCAAGGGTTTTATTCGAACGCGGATTGCCGGGCGTTTCAGCAGATTGCCGGGCCGGTGCTTGCTGCGGTTCGTCGGCATGTGAAGCTGACCGCAGCTCCCTCGCCGGTCGTTCAGGACGGCCGGTTCGACAGTTGGCTTTCGCGCCACTGCCCTGCTTTGACCGAGCGGGAAAAAGAGGTGTGCGTGCGGTTGCTGCATGGAATGAGCTACGACGGAATCGCCAGCGATCTTGGGCTGAGTGTGTCGACAGTGAAGACGTACAGGATGCGCGCATTCGAGCGCATGGGAATTCACTTTCGGAGCGAACTCTTTTCGTTGTATGCTGGGCAATACACGTCACCCGTTGCCTTCGAGCGCTATTGA